The Phragmites australis chromosome 1, lpPhrAust1.1, whole genome shotgun sequence genomic interval ATACTAATACACATATTTGTTTCGGTACTGTCTAGATGTACCGAACAAGAACTCACCTGCAGGGGAGGATACCCCACCCCAGTACTACCACTACTTGCAAAGCTACAAATCTTTGCCACTTGTCAGATGTCTACAAAAGCATCTACAATGTGGCCGACGCTGGGGAACGCTACCTAGGCGCCACCGTCCCGGACGGTATGCCACTGTTGGCCTGACCACTGCTGGAAGTGTGGGATGACACGAAGAGGGGCTCGGTTGTGGTCGAGGAGGTCGACATGGACTTTGTCAGCGTGCCCGAGCCCGTCTCCGTGGTCTCGGACAGGAGGTCCTCTCCCTCGGGCAGCATGCTAAGGATGGTCTCAAGTTCTCTGACGATGTCGGCCATGTAAGGCCTCTCGTCGGTCTCGTCCCGGCAGCACTTCATTGCAAGGGAGAGGAACCTCATGGCACATTCTGGAGGGTACCAGGACATTCGGCTGTCGATGATCCCGGAGATGTCGCCTGATCGGTAAGCTGTGTTTACCTGCAGCAAGAGCAAATCGTTTGTTTTGATTCATCTATTTAGAGCCAATACAATGAATGGAGGAACTCCGTGTAAGGCGCAGAAATGGAGAAAAACATATCAGATATTATGTATAGAGCATAACGACACTTGAAGCTACCTAACATGGCCTATTGGCCTATGAATGAAATATTCACGATTTTTTGGATGAGGTTAAAGGGACCAGTTAGTTTCTTCAGACCCTACACAATATTATGGAGAATCTTCTGTCTGCTAGCAAATTTAATTATCAATGCTGTAGCCTGCAAGCATACTGCTTCTACTAATACTGAAtggtaaaagaaaaggttgCAGTTTCAACAGCTCAATACTTCGCACTCTGTCTTTCATCTGTAGACGGGTAATTAAATAAGTAAGGACTGGGGTGGGAGACAATTTACCTCTCTAACAATGTTTTTACCATGCTGGATTGGTTTCATTCCAGTCAATAGTTCGAGAAACACCACACCAAGGCTGTACACATCGCTTCTTTCTGTCAGTTTATGAGTCAGGAAATATTCTGGATCGAGATAGCCCTGCCGGAAGGCAAAAAGAATAGTTATGATCACCTAAACTGCTGCACCATAAGTTAATAAGTGGGTTCAAATGTTCCCTGTTATCTGGAATTGCTGCTTTGCTAGGTGTAATGCTATTTAGTACTTACTGGGGTGCCCTTAACAACAGTGGAGATATGAGCTGGCAAAGTCCCTTCGACATCAGGCACCGGAGCAAGCCTCGAGAGACCAAAGTCAGCCACCTTTGCTACAAATTTGGGGTCCAATAGAATGTTGCTAGCCTTAACATCACGGTGAAATATAGGAGGATTTGCCTCGGTATGTAGATAGAGAATCCCTTTTGCAGAACCAAGCGCAATCTGCAACCTCCGACCAAAGCTCAGAGGTCTTTCAGTCTTAGCTGTGAAAACGTCGAACAAGATTAGGTGCTTGATCCGAGACAAGTTCAAAGAACTATGCACTTATTTGTTAATGCTAAACCAAAAGCTTCGTGTACAAACATGCAATACTGATAATTCACACCAAATGCAAATTCCATGAGATGACCGGGATCAGGGTTAATCTTTAATGTGAAAGTCCATGATGGCCatatggaaaaagaaaaggaagctaGGAATATTGAACGTGTCACTTGCCACTTACCAGAAAGATGATCACCTAGGGTACCATTGGGCATGAACTCATACACCAGCATCTGCAAAATGCAATTCTCTATAAGCGAAAGGTGCTGCAGACACAATTACGACAATTACCAAGGCTTTCCTCTGATTCTTACGCAATGTGTAGAGGGCCGCAGGGAAAAATTTCAACAATATACTTATACATAAATAATTCAAAAGATTGGAAGACACACCTGCTCGTCCTCTTCATCACAATAGCCAACAAGAGAAACCAAATTACGATGATGCAATCTTGACAACAATTCAATTTCTGTGCAGAACTCGTTTGAACCTTGCAGGGAACTTTCATGTGCACGCTTGATTGCCACAGCTGTTCCATCAGCTAGATTTCCTTTATAAACTATTCCATAACCTCCTTGACCAACTTGAGCTGAAATATTAAAATTGCTTGTTGCCACAACCATTTCTTCAAATGTGAAGCACTTCACACCATCAACCTTGACAGAAAACCTTGAAATCACTGCAAAATGACATGCATCTTTAGATCCTGTGATTTGAATCTAATGTCTACTGCAAGGCTAAAAGTTTATGTACTGTAGAGTTGAAgcattttagatattttttcacTATTTAGAACTCCTGAATCTGAATCAGGTCATGGAAGCTAGACTTACAACTTAGTTCCGAATTCCCAGATATAGAATTGTAAAAAAATATCTTCCTACTAAATATGCTCCTATAAATAAATCCTTAATAGATATCATTTTCATCTTAAAGCAGCAAGGCACTTCTAAGTCATCAGATAGCAACATTCTGTGTATACAAGCACATGAAATCTATCTTCATTTGttttaagggaaaaaaaaggaaatttgaCTTACATGACCGCCTTGAAACTGTTCGACATTTTGTGCGCCTTTTCATTATAAAAATTGTAGAAACCACTGATACCGCAATGGCAGCAACAATTGTCCCTACCAAAATCCCAGCTAGTGCACTCTTTTTTAAACCTGATGACCCCACAGTTggaaattctgaaaaaaataataatcatgaAACATATACAGTCTTTTGCCTGGGCGAAATAAATACAGATATAATGTGACGCATTTCGAGCAATAGTTTTGTATGATAGATCTATGAATGAAATGCTTCGCTGGAATGTAAACTTTGCATACCATCTGCATAGGAACCAAGCGTGAAGTTGAGAAGTTCATATGGACCAAAAACATCTGATAGAGTGATCTGCCATCCAGCAAGTAGTTGCCTGAGCCGCACCACTTCAGACATATTGAACAAACTCGTATTACTTGGGAATAACTTTAAATGCATTTTCAGCCTTGGGCCGGTCTCCCATATGTATCGTTCAATGTACAGTTGATAAACAAGCAGGTCCAGCAGAGAGGTTAAGTCGATCGCAAAGGCTTCTTTATAGGGATGGAAGTCTGATATCCCTGGACTCTTCAGCCGAAATCCAACTCCCAGAGGCACAGCACAGGAGCAAGGTATAGGGGATGATGGATTGTATTCATAATTTTTATCCATCGGGCAAGGAGCACAGATTATACTAGGTTGTGGCCCCTGTCCAGATGGTGCTTCATTTAGAGATCTGGGTTGGCAAAGATTAGCTGCTCGAGCTGCATTAGATGTCGTGCATACAGGGTTTCCATAAAGCCTGCAGAAAATGGTAATATTTATTTGTTGCGTCAGAAATTGAGAAGATTCAATTGAAAAGTTAAGGGTGAATTGTTTTCATCAGTATTCTAGGATCTGCAGAACCTTAATATACGTTATACAGGTCTACATTAGCATTGATTTGATGTCAGGTAAGGCTACTAATTAGCAATTCATCAGGGCTTTGGCAATGAAATCTCCATATCCCCAACAAACTATACAGCTGAATATAATACATGAGTGCGTAAACCAAAGAAGAAATATCTCCATGGTAAAGAAAACGTACAGAACAGTGACAGCTTCTGGAGGCTCAAATGAAGCTGGAATAGCGTCAAGGGAGTTATTTTGGAAGTCCCTGCATTATTTAATTGCCTTACATAAACATatatctcaaataaaattcacaAAGAAAACATGCGAAGAATGACATACAGAACAAGGGTTTTATTTCCTGTAAAAGTGATGTTACTCCAAATTGTCGATGGAACAGCACCGTCTATGTGGTTTCCTTCAACTGATCtgtaaaataacatttttataTACATCCAACAATATAAGTCGAAGAATAATGCTGGCCAGCATACTTTTACTTGAAAAGTATGAATGTTTTTTATCTGACAGGGAAAGCATTTGTTTATCAATAGCAGTATATAGAAGTGTCTAATACGTTAAATAGTACTTACAAGAACTGAAGATTAGGTAGCCCTGAGAAGTTTGATGGAATAGTTCCATTAAGAAAGTTATGCGACAAATCACTGCCAAAAACTTGAAATTAGCTTGGTTCttcaaaaatctagaaagaTTGTCAAAAGCTACATACATCGTAGTGATATTTGAAGCAAGCCTATTAGTTGGTATAGATCCTTCCAATTGGTTCCAGCTAAGATCCCTGAAAGTACATGCCAGAATTAGTGCCCATATATCCTGGATTTCAAATCGAGTGAGCAACCTTCTCATTGGAATATGGAGTTAATCACTAAAGGGCAAAGGAATTTAAAAAACAATAGTGGCAAAATAACTATTCCGGAAAGGCTGTGACAAGCTGACGTAAAAGGATAATATATGGCTGTAAGATGTCCAAAACTTAGAAAGGAAACGAGCATTTT includes:
- the LOC133923225 gene encoding probable LRR receptor-like serine/threonine-protein kinase At1g06840 isoform X1: MGNLGGVLQAVILVVLCTCYVDVVRGETTDPTEVNALKAIKGSLIDPMNNLTNWGSGDPCTSRWRGIKCDKIPSDSYLHVTEIQLFKMNLSGTLAPEVGLLSQLKTLDFMWNNLTGNIPKEVGNITALKLITLNGNQLSGALPDEIGYLVNLNRLQIDQNNISGPIPKSFANLTSVKHLHMNNNSLSGQIPSELSRLPALLHLLVDNNNLSGPLPPTLADTPTLKILQADNNNFSGSSIPAEYSNIPTLLKLSLRNCSLQGAVPDLSGIPEFGYLDLSWNQLEGSIPTNRLASNITTIDLSHNFLNGTIPSNFSGLPNLQFLSVEGNHIDGAVPSTIWSNITFTGNKTLVLDFQNNSLDAIPASFEPPEAVTVLLYGNPVCTTSNAARAANLCQPRSLNEAPSGQGPQPSIICAPCPMDKNYEYNPSSPIPCSCAVPLGVGFRLKSPGISDFHPYKEAFAIDLTSLLDLLVYQLYIERYIWETGPRLKMHLKLFPSNTSLFNMSEVVRLRQLLAGWQITLSDVFGPYELLNFTLGSYADEFPTVGSSGLKKSALAGILVGTIVAAIAVSVVSTIFIMKRRTKCRTVSRRSLISRFSVKVDGVKCFTFEEMVVATSNFNISAQVGQGGYGIVYKGNLADGTAVAIKRAHESSLQGSNEFCTEIELLSRLHHRNLVSLVGYCDEEDEQMLVYEFMPNGTLGDHLSAKTERPLSFGRRLQIALGSAKGILYLHTEANPPIFHRDVKASNILLDPKFVAKVADFGLSRLAPVPDVEGTLPAHISTVVKGTPGYLDPEYFLTHKLTERSDVYSLGVVFLELLTGMKPIQHGKNIVREVNTAYRSGDISGIIDSRMSWYPPECAMRFLSLAMKCCRDETDERPYMADIVRELETILSMLPEGEDLLSETTETGSGTLTKSMSTSSTTTEPLFVSSHTSSSGQANSGIPSGTVAPR
- the LOC133923225 gene encoding probable LRR receptor-like serine/threonine-protein kinase At1g06840 isoform X2, which encodes MNLSGTLAPEVGLLSQLKTLDFMWNNLTGNIPKEVGNITALKLITLNGNQLSGALPDEIGYLVNLNRLQIDQNNISGPIPKSFANLTSVKHLHMNNNSLSGQIPSELSRLPALLHLLVDNNNLSGPLPPTLADTPTLKILQADNNNFSGSSIPAEYSNIPTLLKLSLRNCSLQGAVPDLSGIPEFGYLDLSWNQLEGSIPTNRLASNITTIDLSHNFLNGTIPSNFSGLPNLQFLSVEGNHIDGAVPSTIWSNITFTGNKTLVLDFQNNSLDAIPASFEPPEAVTVLLYGNPVCTTSNAARAANLCQPRSLNEAPSGQGPQPSIICAPCPMDKNYEYNPSSPIPCSCAVPLGVGFRLKSPGISDFHPYKEAFAIDLTSLLDLLVYQLYIERYIWETGPRLKMHLKLFPSNTSLFNMSEVVRLRQLLAGWQITLSDVFGPYELLNFTLGSYADEFPTVGSSGLKKSALAGILVGTIVAAIAVSVVSTIFIMKRRTKCRTVSRRSLISRFSVKVDGVKCFTFEEMVVATSNFNISAQVGQGGYGIVYKGNLADGTAVAIKRAHESSLQGSNEFCTEIELLSRLHHRNLVSLVGYCDEEDEQMLVYEFMPNGTLGDHLSAKTERPLSFGRRLQIALGSAKGILYLHTEANPPIFHRDVKASNILLDPKFVAKVADFGLSRLAPVPDVEGTLPAHISTVVKGTPGYLDPEYFLTHKLTERSDVYSLGVVFLELLTGMKPIQHGKNIVREVNTAYRSGDISGIIDSRMSWYPPECAMRFLSLAMKCCRDETDERPYMADIVRELETILSMLPEGEDLLSETTETGSGTLTKSMSTSSTTTEPLFVSSHTSSSGQANSGIPSGTVAPR